A region from the Desulfomarina profundi genome encodes:
- a CDS encoding 23S rRNA (pseudouridine(1915)-N(3))-methyltransferase RlmH translates to MNHKLLFLGKTGEMFLEQGIEKYRLRLRHYTSISIEILKEKKGRKSGGNQKKNQGKILLQAVPAGACKIALDSRGTQFTSTGFAKKIMDLEMRGVKDAVYLIGGPDGLSDEIIDAADLVLSFSKMTFPHDMIRLFLMEQLYRAYTIKAGEKYHR, encoded by the coding sequence ATGAACCATAAACTGCTTTTCCTTGGTAAGACCGGAGAGATGTTTCTTGAACAGGGCATTGAGAAATATCGTCTGCGTCTGCGTCACTATACCTCTATATCCATTGAAATCCTGAAAGAGAAAAAGGGCCGGAAATCCGGAGGGAATCAAAAAAAAAACCAGGGGAAAATTCTGCTGCAGGCAGTGCCCGCCGGTGCCTGCAAAATTGCCCTGGATTCCCGGGGCACTCAGTTCACTTCCACCGGATTTGCCAAAAAAATAATGGATCTGGAAATGCGGGGAGTGAAAGATGCAGTCTATCTTATCGGTGGACCTGACGGGCTTTCGGATGAGATTATTGATGCGGCGGATCTGGTTCTATCCTTTTCAAAAATGACGTTCCCCCATGATATGATCAGGCTTTTTCTGATGGAACAGCTGTACAGGGCATACACGATAAAAGCGGGAGAAAAATATCACAGGTGA
- a CDS encoding glycosyltransferase family 4 protein, which yields MLSAGGRLVEELEKDGSEHITKKIGSKTPSAFFHILPLRKLLMEKHVDVLHLRSRMPAWIGYLAWKSIPKRKRPVLVTTFHGFYSVNAYSAIMTKGEGVIAISRSIKEHIFNNYGRRKRVRLIFRGVDSKYFDPRRVSGARVKELEEKWQLDRNKKILMLPGRLTRLKGQEVFLNSLRYVKNRNYQAVLVGDTLGNPGYTEELNKLLSENNLQGKASLVGHCSDMPAAFMLADIVLSTSSLEPEAFGRTTVEAMAMGKPVIATAHGGSLETVVHGENGWLVKPSDAKDLGRAINKALAMEREELNLMGEKGKKRVTKRFTAQAMCEETEAFYFELLVATGNRTGNKRQWIE from the coding sequence GTGCTTTCTGCCGGAGGCAGGCTGGTTGAAGAGCTTGAAAAAGACGGGAGTGAACATATCACAAAAAAAATTGGTTCAAAAACACCTTCAGCTTTCTTTCATATTCTTCCATTACGAAAATTGTTGATGGAAAAACACGTGGATGTGCTGCATCTCCGGTCAAGAATGCCTGCCTGGATCGGTTACCTGGCCTGGAAAAGCATCCCGAAAAGGAAACGTCCTGTTCTGGTGACTACTTTTCACGGGTTCTATTCGGTCAATGCCTATAGCGCAATCATGACTAAAGGGGAAGGTGTTATTGCCATTTCCAGAAGTATTAAAGAACATATTTTCAACAATTATGGCAGGAGAAAAAGGGTTCGTCTTATTTTCAGAGGGGTGGATTCCAAGTATTTTGATCCTCGCAGGGTTTCGGGTGCAAGAGTCAAAGAACTTGAGGAAAAATGGCAACTTGATCGAAACAAAAAAATATTAATGCTGCCGGGAAGACTGACAAGACTTAAGGGTCAGGAGGTTTTTCTCAACAGTCTTCGGTATGTCAAAAACAGAAATTACCAGGCTGTTCTAGTGGGAGATACACTGGGTAATCCAGGATACACTGAGGAGCTCAATAAGCTGCTGTCTGAAAATAATCTCCAAGGAAAAGCTTCCCTGGTCGGTCACTGCAGTGATATGCCAGCAGCCTTTATGCTGGCCGACATTGTTCTTTCAACATCCTCTCTTGAGCCTGAAGCGTTCGGCAGAACGACTGTTGAAGCCATGGCCATGGGGAAACCGGTAATAGCCACGGCCCATGGAGGTAGTCTGGAGACTGTAGTTCATGGTGAAAATGGCTGGCTGGTCAAACCTTCAGATGCAAAAGACCTGGGTCGGGCCATTAATAAAGCTCTGGCGATGGAAAGGGAAGAACTGAACCTGATGGGCGAGAAGGGGAAGAAACGGGTTACAAAGCGGTTCACTGCCCAGGCAATGTGCGAGGAGACAGAGGCCTTTTATTTCGAACTGCTTGTCGCCACAGGCAACAGGACGGGAAATAAAAGGCAGTGGATTGAATAA
- the glgB gene encoding 1,4-alpha-glucan branching protein GlgB, with amino-acid sequence MSADLKKILECCHHDPFSYLGVHFSQPTVDRVTIRTFQPHASRVSLLLSNDTFPMGKTAPEGIFELVLEKTQLSDPDLSPFNYQYEIEYESGVSLRINDPYRFPVLLGEMDRYLFNAGRNYKLYHHFGCHPCTVEHVSGCLFRVWAPNSMAVSVIGDFNGWDGRVHQMRSLGISGVWELFIPNIHENERYRYHIRTGSGAVLEKSDPFQFYGELRPANASITRKLDCYQWKDQHWQQQKKTSFPYTSPISIYELHPGSWRRDPNNHERFLTFRELASELIPYVKELGFTHVELMPVMEHPLDESWGYQVTGPFSITSRYGTPEDFMFFVDSCHQNNIGVILDWVPAHFPKDPHSLGRFDGTPLYEHEDERKGSHPDWGTFIYNYGRNEVSNYLIANALFWLDVYHIDGLRVDAVASMLYLDYSRQDGEWIPNQYGGRENLEAIEFIRHLNSILYDFYPDSLLIAEESTSFPGVSKPADKGGLGFGFKWDMGWMNDTLSYFSKDPLYRKFHHGQLTFSMMYAYTENFILPLSHDEVVHGKRSLLEKMPGDEWQQFANLRLLFFSQWMHPGKKLLFMGENSASDLNGTVNRALTGTWSRQTSFTVSYSIL; translated from the coding sequence ATGTCCGCTGATTTAAAGAAAATTCTTGAATGCTGTCACCATGACCCTTTTTCCTATCTTGGCGTCCATTTTTCTCAGCCGACCGTGGATCGTGTAACCATCAGAACCTTCCAGCCCCACGCATCAAGGGTGAGTCTTCTACTGTCAAATGATACATTTCCCATGGGAAAAACTGCTCCCGAGGGAATTTTTGAACTGGTTCTGGAAAAAACACAGCTTTCCGACCCGGATCTCTCACCATTCAACTACCAGTATGAGATTGAATATGAGAGTGGTGTCTCACTGAGAATCAATGATCCTTACAGGTTTCCCGTTCTACTGGGAGAAATGGATCGCTATCTCTTTAATGCCGGCAGGAATTACAAACTCTACCATCATTTCGGCTGTCATCCCTGCACTGTTGAACATGTCTCCGGTTGCCTCTTCAGGGTCTGGGCACCAAACAGCATGGCTGTCTCCGTCATTGGAGATTTCAATGGCTGGGATGGACGAGTCCATCAAATGAGATCCCTTGGTATTTCCGGGGTATGGGAACTGTTTATCCCCAATATCCATGAAAACGAACGATACAGGTATCATATCAGGACAGGTTCCGGTGCAGTTCTGGAAAAATCAGACCCCTTTCAATTTTACGGTGAACTTCGGCCGGCAAATGCATCCATTACAAGAAAACTTGATTGCTATCAGTGGAAAGATCAACACTGGCAGCAACAGAAAAAAACATCTTTTCCCTACACCTCCCCCATCTCCATTTATGAACTGCACCCGGGCTCATGGAGACGGGACCCGAACAACCACGAACGTTTTCTCACTTTCAGGGAACTGGCATCCGAGCTGATCCCCTATGTAAAGGAACTTGGTTTCACACATGTTGAGCTTATGCCGGTCATGGAACACCCTCTTGATGAATCATGGGGATACCAGGTGACTGGTCCATTCAGTATAACTTCACGATACGGCACACCCGAGGATTTCATGTTTTTTGTGGACTCGTGTCACCAAAACAACATAGGCGTCATCCTGGACTGGGTTCCTGCCCATTTCCCCAAGGATCCCCACAGTCTTGGCAGGTTCGACGGCACCCCGCTCTATGAGCATGAAGATGAAAGAAAGGGTAGTCATCCCGACTGGGGTACGTTTATCTACAATTATGGCCGTAATGAAGTCAGTAATTATCTCATTGCCAATGCACTGTTCTGGCTCGATGTCTACCATATTGACGGTCTGCGGGTTGATGCGGTAGCGTCAATGCTCTACCTGGACTACTCAAGGCAGGATGGGGAGTGGATCCCCAATCAATACGGTGGACGGGAGAACCTTGAAGCAATAGAATTTATCCGACATCTGAATTCTATCCTCTATGATTTCTATCCGGATTCGCTTCTTATTGCAGAGGAATCCACCAGCTTTCCGGGTGTTTCAAAACCTGCTGACAAGGGAGGTCTGGGCTTCGGGTTCAAGTGGGATATGGGGTGGATGAACGACACGTTATCCTATTTCTCAAAGGATCCCCTCTACAGAAAATTTCACCATGGCCAACTTACTTTCTCAATGATGTACGCCTATACTGAGAATTTTATTCTTCCCCTCTCCCATGACGAAGTCGTCCATGGCAAGCGTTCCCTCCTTGAAAAAATGCCGGGAGATGAATGGCAGCAATTTGCAAACCTGCGCCTGCTCTTTTTTTCACAATGGATGCATCCTGGAAAGAAACTGCTCTTTATGGGGGAGAATTCGGCCAGCGATCTGAATGGAACTGTAAACAGAGCCTTGACTGGCACCTGGTCCAGGCAAACATCCTTCACGGTCAGTTACAGCATTTTATAG
- a CDS encoding alpha amylase C-terminal domain-containing protein, whose translation MVYGRFGNNRKKHIVCVFNYTPQTFNRYSIKMPCPGNYRIIFCTDDKKFGGSDFLKSENFLSKEMGKQGEYQAEIEIPLLGA comes from the coding sequence ATTGTCTATGGGAGGTTCGGTAACAACAGGAAAAAACATATCGTCTGTGTTTTTAACTATACTCCCCAGACCTTTAATCGTTACAGTATCAAAATGCCCTGTCCAGGTAACTACCGGATAATTTTCTGCACAGATGACAAAAAATTTGGAGGATCCGATTTTCTTAAAAGCGAAAATTTTCTGTCAAAAGAAATGGGGAAACAGGGCGAATACCAGGCAGAAATAGAAATACCCCTCTTGGGGGCATGA
- a CDS encoding mitochondrial fission ELM1 family protein — protein sequence MKSSSEAEIHVVCFLDGRPGHEKQSRGILRALGEKATVQVSEIPVSRLSAPGTIPALFRILFSKAGLLADTHLKPALVMGTGSGTHLHVLLFKKRYNVPAITCMAPDRIYRKGFDLCFVPAHDGLKDGGNIVTTLGPPNCSVDRGKHCSGHGLILLGGIDEKSHRWEDDKIITCLEKILERDNSIKWVISSSPRTPVKTVKMVEDLAAVHSCLSFFRFEDTPRGWVEQQYDRASVVWVTADSVSMIHEALTAGCKVGVLPVQWKKKNNKFKKSIAFLEDKGFVLSFEGWTKRKKEWSVHENFNEAQRCADIILQKWWSRNSR from the coding sequence ATGAAATCCAGCAGTGAAGCCGAAATACATGTGGTCTGCTTCCTGGATGGCCGACCAGGCCATGAAAAGCAGAGCAGGGGAATACTCCGGGCTCTGGGGGAAAAGGCAACTGTACAGGTCTCTGAGATTCCCGTTTCCCGACTGTCGGCTCCTGGGACGATTCCGGCCCTGTTCAGGATACTGTTTTCAAAAGCTGGTTTGCTCGCGGATACCCATTTAAAGCCTGCCCTGGTCATGGGAACAGGAAGCGGAACGCACCTTCACGTCCTTCTTTTTAAAAAACGATATAATGTGCCGGCAATCACCTGTATGGCACCGGATCGGATCTACAGAAAGGGCTTTGATCTCTGTTTTGTTCCGGCCCATGACGGACTGAAGGACGGAGGCAATATTGTGACAACCCTTGGGCCGCCCAATTGTTCTGTTGACAGGGGAAAACACTGTTCCGGACACGGTCTGATCCTGCTTGGCGGTATTGATGAAAAGAGTCACAGGTGGGAGGACGATAAGATTATTACCTGTCTTGAAAAAATTCTCGAAAGGGACAATTCGATAAAGTGGGTTATTTCTTCCTCGCCAAGAACACCTGTTAAAACTGTGAAAATGGTAGAGGATCTCGCAGCCGTCCATTCATGCCTTTCATTTTTCAGGTTTGAGGATACACCCCGGGGTTGGGTGGAGCAGCAATACGATAGGGCCTCGGTTGTCTGGGTTACTGCAGATTCGGTATCCATGATCCATGAAGCACTCACTGCCGGCTGCAAAGTAGGTGTTCTTCCAGTTCAATGGAAAAAAAAGAATAACAAATTTAAAAAGAGTATAGCATTTCTTGAAGATAAAGGTTTTGTTCTTTCATTTGAGGGCTGGACCAAGAGGAAAAAAGAATGGTCTGTTCATGAAAATTTCAACGAAGCACAGAGATGTGCTGATATAATTTTGCAGAAATGGTGGTCAAGAAACTCACGATAG
- a CDS encoding YqgE/AlgH family protein, producing MKNSSIQGDSLTGSFLISTPQMPDPRFEEHVIYICAHNSEGAMGVAVNQPHPLFTLPEILQGAGMEIPDMELPPVYIGGPVEMESAFILFSSNYETEHKLEISETVSLTRETRVLEDISRGRGPDNYLFILGYTGWGPGQLENELVANGWLNVPGDDSIIFSLEDSMKWKAAAMQFGIDITTFEDVIGYA from the coding sequence ATGAAAAATAGTTCTATTCAGGGTGATTCTCTTACGGGGAGCTTTCTTATATCCACGCCGCAGATGCCGGATCCCCGGTTTGAAGAACATGTGATATATATATGTGCCCATAACAGTGAAGGTGCAATGGGAGTCGCAGTAAATCAGCCACATCCGTTGTTTACCCTGCCGGAAATCCTGCAGGGGGCCGGGATGGAAATACCCGATATGGAATTGCCGCCCGTTTACATTGGAGGGCCGGTGGAGATGGAATCAGCATTTATTCTTTTTTCATCAAATTATGAAACAGAGCATAAACTTGAAATCAGCGAGACAGTTTCACTGACCCGTGAGACCAGGGTCCTGGAAGATATCTCCCGGGGCAGGGGGCCTGACAATTATCTCTTTATACTCGGCTACACCGGATGGGGCCCCGGTCAGCTGGAGAATGAGCTTGTCGCCAATGGTTGGTTGAATGTGCCGGGGGATGATTCCATTATTTTTTCTCTTGAGGATTCCATGAAGTGGAAGGCTGCAGCCATGCAGTTTGGTATTGATATCACAACCTTTGAAGATGTCATAGGGTATGCCTGA
- a CDS encoding glycosyltransferase family 4 protein, producing MVVKKLTIVQLLPELDEGGVEGETIDLAVYLAKNGYRSIVISDGGRLVPLLKESGGIHVHWPYIGEKSIRCLQYVLKLRKFLLEEEVDILHLRSRLPAWVGYFAWKLLPEKQRPCLITTFHGFYSVNSYSCIMTKGERVVAVSETIKKHILENYPVDEKRINLIHGGFDVQEFSPDHVSRKRVDDLRQRWGLSDKNKAVVVLPGRLTQWKGQEVFIDSLAHIKEHDFYALCIGDTNENSSFTKKLRDKIRAHGLEEQVKLVGHCSDMPAALLLADVVVSASSTQPEAFGKVAIEAMAMGKPVIATAHGGVSKQYFRVKRDGLFLHWIRKKWLLPLKKPFQILTGPGSWDRTGCSGLTTISLPTACVKKP from the coding sequence ATGGTGGTCAAGAAACTCACGATAGTACAGCTGTTACCGGAACTGGACGAAGGAGGCGTGGAGGGAGAAACCATTGACCTCGCTGTTTACCTGGCCAAGAACGGTTACAGATCAATTGTTATTTCAGATGGTGGACGGTTAGTTCCCCTGTTAAAGGAAAGTGGTGGAATTCACGTACACTGGCCCTATATCGGTGAAAAATCCATACGTTGTCTGCAATATGTTCTGAAACTGAGAAAGTTTCTCCTTGAAGAAGAGGTTGATATTCTTCACCTGCGTTCGCGATTGCCCGCCTGGGTCGGGTATTTTGCCTGGAAACTCCTTCCTGAGAAACAGCGCCCCTGTTTGATCACCACGTTCCACGGTTTTTATTCTGTTAATTCCTACTCCTGTATTATGACAAAAGGGGAGCGGGTTGTTGCAGTTTCGGAAACAATTAAAAAGCATATTCTGGAAAATTATCCGGTAGATGAAAAACGGATAAATTTGATCCATGGCGGCTTTGATGTCCAGGAATTTTCTCCCGATCATGTTAGCCGAAAAAGAGTTGATGATCTTCGGCAGAGATGGGGACTTTCAGATAAAAATAAGGCAGTGGTTGTGCTGCCAGGAAGATTGACACAGTGGAAAGGGCAGGAGGTTTTTATCGACTCTCTCGCCCATATTAAAGAGCATGACTTTTATGCCCTGTGCATTGGTGATACTAATGAAAATTCATCGTTTACTAAAAAGCTTCGAGATAAGATCCGTGCCCATGGTCTGGAAGAACAGGTGAAACTTGTTGGTCACTGTTCTGATATGCCCGCAGCCCTGCTGCTGGCTGATGTTGTTGTTTCTGCGAGTTCAACCCAGCCTGAAGCTTTCGGTAAGGTGGCGATCGAGGCGATGGCCATGGGAAAACCGGTAATAGCCACGGCCCACGGGGGAGTCTCGAAACAGTACTTCCGGGTAAAACGGGATGGCTTGTTCCTCCATTGGATTCGAAAAAAATGGCTGTTGCCATTAAAGAAGCCATTTCAGATCCTGACAGGGCCGGGCAGTTGGGACAGAACGGGTTGCAGTGGGTTAACAACCATTTCACTGCCGACAGCATGTGTGAAAAAACCGTAG
- a CDS encoding YkgJ family cysteine cluster protein encodes MVDVSDIFVCTRCGFCCHGETTVSLDADDRERMVAFLSMDEEKVKRKFWRVTGNCVQMKTVDGHCIFYDEGCTVHQGRPWRCGQWPLHPSILDDEANFMAISESCPGIKKEKGYDIFCEIFRKLIENGFVQC; translated from the coding sequence GTGGTTGATGTATCGGATATTTTTGTCTGCACGAGGTGCGGATTTTGTTGTCATGGAGAAACAACGGTTTCCCTTGATGCTGACGACAGGGAAAGAATGGTAGCTTTTCTTTCAATGGACGAAGAAAAGGTGAAAAGGAAATTCTGGCGTGTAACCGGGAACTGTGTCCAGATGAAAACAGTTGACGGGCATTGTATTTTTTATGATGAAGGTTGTACTGTCCACCAGGGGCGCCCATGGCGATGCGGCCAGTGGCCCCTGCACCCTTCAATTCTTGACGATGAAGCCAATTTCATGGCTATTTCTGAATCGTGTCCGGGAATTAAAAAAGAAAAGGGATATGATATATTCTGTGAGATTTTCAGGAAACTGATTGAGAATGGATTTGTACAGTGCTGA